In Candidatus Vicinibacter proximus, the following are encoded in one genomic region:
- a CDS encoding phosphatase PAP2 family protein: protein MKFTIVIIVLIGLSDQLTSSLIKKKVRRERPCKEAYFSDQFDTPVGCSGGFSFPSSHASNHMALGTFLYLFFKNRSIYKRRLLLIWPLIVGFAQIYVAVHFPFDVLAGFVIGSFLAIICYYIYLWFEPSIKTSA, encoded by the coding sequence GTGAAATTTACAATTGTTATTATAGTCTTGATTGGCTTGAGTGATCAGTTGACAAGTAGTCTTATTAAGAAAAAAGTAAGAAGGGAACGTCCTTGTAAAGAGGCATATTTTAGTGACCAATTTGATACGCCTGTAGGTTGCAGTGGTGGATTTAGCTTTCCTTCCAGCCATGCATCTAACCATATGGCATTAGGCACTTTTCTGTATTTGTTTTTTAAAAATCGAAGCATATATAAAAGGCGACTTCTATTGATATGGCCTTTAATCGTTGGATTTGCACAGATTTATGTAGCGGTCCATTTTCCATTTGATGTATTGGCAGGATTTGTGATTGGCTCATTCTTGGCAATAATCTGCTATTATATTTACTTATGGTTTGAGCCTTCAATAAAAACTTCAGCGTAA
- a CDS encoding CTP synthase: protein MTKYIFVTGGVTSSLGKGIIAASLAKLLQGHGFKTTIQKFDPYINVDPGTLNPYEHGECYVTDDGAETDLDLGHYERFLNIATSQANNVTTGRIYQTVINKERAGDFLGKTVQVIPHITDEIKRRITLLGDTDYDIIITELGGTVGDIESLPYLEALRQLRMELGAKNYATVHLTLIPYLAAAKELKTKPTQHSVKELQEAGIQPDVLVCRTEKPITDEIRSKLALFCNLDKVNVIEAIDADTIYDVPLLMLKEKLDVRVLKKLGLKSRKKPELKAWKAFLSNLKNPIHSIKIGLIGKYNELPDAYKSIYEAFVHAGSANQCKVEIVAVHSEHLEDKKSVSLELKDLDGLLVAPGFGERGIEGKINAIKYARENKIPFFGICLGMQCAVVEFARNVLKLKASSTEVNPKTANPVIHMMSDQKKIKEKGGTMRLGAYECALKKPSRAFNAYQKTMIAERHRHRYEFNSNYLKQFEEHGMIASGIHPDRKLVEIIELKDHPWFVGVQFHPELKSTVENPHPLFVAFVKSCIKNHK from the coding sequence ATGACTAAATATATTTTTGTTACGGGAGGAGTTACCTCTTCTTTAGGTAAGGGCATTATTGCTGCTTCTTTGGCCAAACTCCTACAAGGTCATGGTTTTAAAACAACCATTCAAAAGTTTGATCCCTATATTAATGTTGATCCGGGCACACTGAATCCTTATGAGCATGGGGAATGTTATGTTACCGATGATGGAGCCGAAACAGATTTGGATCTAGGGCATTATGAGCGTTTTTTGAATATCGCTACGTCACAGGCAAATAATGTGACGACCGGTAGAATCTATCAGACAGTCATTAATAAAGAAAGGGCAGGTGACTTTCTAGGTAAAACTGTTCAGGTAATCCCGCATATTACGGACGAAATTAAGCGAAGGATTACTTTACTTGGAGATACAGACTACGACATAATTATTACTGAGCTGGGAGGTACCGTAGGAGACATTGAGTCATTACCATATTTGGAAGCCCTCAGGCAACTCAGAATGGAGCTTGGCGCTAAAAATTATGCAACTGTCCATCTAACCTTAATTCCTTATTTGGCCGCTGCAAAGGAACTTAAAACAAAACCAACACAACATTCCGTAAAAGAACTTCAGGAGGCAGGCATTCAGCCAGATGTGCTGGTTTGTCGAACAGAAAAGCCTATTACAGATGAAATACGTTCCAAATTAGCCCTCTTTTGTAATCTGGATAAAGTGAATGTAATCGAAGCAATTGATGCAGACACAATTTATGATGTTCCGCTACTTATGTTAAAGGAAAAGCTGGACGTTAGAGTATTAAAAAAATTAGGTTTAAAGTCCAGGAAAAAGCCTGAGTTAAAGGCCTGGAAAGCCTTTTTGTCCAATTTAAAGAACCCCATTCATTCCATTAAAATAGGTCTGATTGGAAAGTATAATGAGTTGCCGGATGCCTATAAATCTATTTATGAGGCATTTGTGCATGCAGGTTCAGCAAATCAATGTAAGGTTGAGATCGTTGCCGTTCATTCTGAGCATTTGGAAGACAAAAAATCGGTTAGTCTCGAATTGAAGGATCTGGATGGATTATTGGTTGCACCTGGATTTGGGGAAAGAGGTATTGAAGGAAAGATAAATGCGATTAAATACGCCCGGGAAAATAAGATACCTTTTTTTGGGATTTGCTTAGGCATGCAATGCGCCGTTGTGGAATTTGCCAGAAATGTTCTTAAGCTGAAAGCTTCATCTACAGAGGTAAACCCCAAGACTGCCAATCCAGTTATTCATATGATGTCGGATCAAAAGAAGATAAAGGAAAAAGGTGGGACTATGCGATTAGGTGCCTATGAATGTGCTTTGAAAAAACCTTCAAGGGCATTTAATGCTTACCAAAAGACCATGATTGCTGAAAGACACAGACATAGATATGAATTCAATAGTAATTATCTGAAACAATTTGAAGAGCATGGGATGATAGCATCAGGAATTCACCCCGACAGGAAACTTGTAGAAATAATTGAACTAAAAGATCATCCTTGGTTTGTGGGCGTTCAGTTCCATCCGGAATTGAAAAGCACCGTTGAAAATCCTCACCCTCTTTTTGTTGCCTTCGTGAAGAGTTGTATTAAAAATCATAAATAG
- a CDS encoding esterase: protein MLLGFKSRSAAQNILQIDHPSFLTRYYGFSSSYVANRNLEIWLPESYATSGDKRYPVLYWQDGQNLFDPAVSYNHNPLRMDESVLELSAAHMIQDCIIIGIWNTDNRFLEYMPNRFYNALPTSKRKIIKKEYGGEPMGDNYLKFLTRELKPYIDSNYRTLTDKLNCYIGGASMGGLISFYGLLEFPQIFGGAICISTHWPISVRRNYKEIPESYFRIIEESKNNLVGSKLYFDHGTENIDAWYSPYQLRMDQILYSVYQGSSEYLSLKFEGKSHSELDWRERLGIPLEFLLSPRRL from the coding sequence ATGCTGCTTGGTTTTAAATCGCGTTCCGCTGCCCAGAATATATTGCAAATTGATCATCCTTCATTTCTAACCCGATATTACGGTTTTTCAAGTTCTTATGTTGCCAACCGAAATCTAGAAATTTGGCTTCCAGAATCCTATGCCACATCAGGAGACAAAAGATATCCGGTTCTGTATTGGCAGGATGGCCAGAATTTATTTGATCCGGCCGTATCTTATAACCACAACCCCTTAAGGATGGATGAATCAGTGTTGGAGCTTTCAGCTGCACATATGATTCAGGATTGTATAATAATCGGAATTTGGAATACGGATAACAGGTTTTTGGAATATATGCCTAACCGTTTCTATAATGCCCTTCCAACCAGCAAACGCAAAATTATTAAAAAGGAATATGGTGGAGAACCAATGGGAGACAATTACCTTAAGTTTTTAACTCGGGAATTAAAACCCTATATTGACAGTAATTACAGGACCCTTACAGATAAATTGAATTGTTACATTGGAGGGGCAAGTATGGGTGGATTAATTTCTTTTTATGGACTTTTGGAGTTTCCTCAGATTTTTGGTGGGGCCATTTGTATTTCCACGCATTGGCCTATAAGTGTACGCAGAAATTATAAAGAGATCCCAGAAAGCTATTTTCGAATTATTGAGGAATCAAAAAATAATTTAGTTGGATCAAAATTATATTTTGATCATGGTACCGAAAACATTGATGCCTGGTATAGCCCTTACCAATTAAGGATGGATCAAATACTCTATTCAGTTTATCAAGGTTCTTCCGAATATCTTTCCTTGAAATTTGAAGGTAAGTCTCACAGCGAATTAGATTGGCGCGAACGATTAGGCATTCCACTTGAATTCTTATTGTCTCCAAGGAGATTGTAA